A region of bacterium DNA encodes the following proteins:
- a CDS encoding T9SS type A sorting domain-containing protein, which yields THSRVVEATLLEQESSTLPTKFSLDTPYPNPFNASMQVTFAVPEARQVRISVVDVQGRTIAELVQGTVSAGKHRIMWAPEGVTSGLYFVRMDATDWQAVRKVMYLR from the coding sequence ACGCATAGCCGAGTAGTGGAAGCGACGCTTTTGGAACAGGAATCCTCGACGCTACCAACAAAATTCTCGCTGGATACACCGTATCCAAATCCCTTTAATGCGAGTATGCAAGTTACGTTTGCGGTGCCGGAAGCACGTCAAGTTCGGATTAGTGTTGTTGATGTGCAGGGGCGGACGATTGCCGAGCTGGTGCAAGGGACGGTGAGTGCGGGGAAACATCGCATTATGTGGGCACCGGAGGGGGTTACGAGTGGGCTGTACTTTGTGAGAATGGATGCTACCGATTGGCAAGCGGTCAGGAAAGTGATGTATCTCCGATAA